The Metallosphaera hakonensis JCM 8857 = DSM 7519 genome includes the window GTCTCATGTCCCTTAGGATGGGTCTTAATATATATTCCAGTTTCTTTAACAACTTTCCTTATAAACGGAGCTATTTCAGATTCCATAATTCCTCTAACTAGAAAACTCTCCTCATGAAAGTGAACCCTCGGTTTGTTTCTAAGCATGTTATCTAGGTAGAAGTTTAAGACACTCTCCATCTCTTTCGGAACCCCTGGAGTGACCACGATTTCTGTTTCCTTCACTGAAATTGCAATTCCTGGGGCGATTCCGACGTTATTTTTTATAGGTTTAGATCCCTCGGGCATTAATGCCATCTTTAGCCTTTCTTCAGTAAGTGGTAATCCCCTAGATTGGTACTTTTCTTTGAGTTCCTTGAGTGCGTCTTCATTCATGACCAGTCTTAAACCTAGACCCTTGGCTATTCCCTCGCTTGTCATATCATCATATGTTGGTCCTAATCCACCACTTGTCACCAGTATTAATGGGCCTCTATCCACTATCTCCTTTACAGCGTTAGCAATCTCATTTACATCGTCCCCTATTGTTGTTACCCTTCTTACATGAAATCCCAGGAGAGTAAGTCTCGAAGCGATGTAGGTTGCGTTAGTATTTATAGTTCTGCCCATCAATATCTCATTACCTATGGTCAGGATTTCAGCCGTATACTCCTGGTGCATAATAATAAAAGCCTCATAGGAGTATAGAAATTATGGGTAAATGGGAAGGCTTCTTCTCTAAGGAGACGTCCAGCCTTAAATCTTCCGAAATCAGGGATTTACTTAAGTTAACGGAGGGAAAGAGCGTAATAAGTTTCGCTGGAGGATTACCAGATCCTTCCACTTTCCCTGTTGAAGACATTAAGAAAATAGCTGATGAGATACTCGAAACAAAGTCAGCTTCTGCACTACAATACACAGCAACTGCAGGAATATCGGAGTTAAGGAAACAACTTGTTTCGTTTACCGGGTTAAGAGGAGTTACAGGGATAAACGAAAATAACGTATTTGTGAGTGTAGGGAGCCAAGAGGCCCTTTTTATGCTTTTCAATGTTTTGGTTGATCCAGGAGACAATATTGTGGTAGAGAAGCCTACTTATCTAACAGCACTTAATGTGCTTAGGACTAGGAAACCTCAATTTCATGGTGTACCTGTAACCGAGAGGGGTCCAGATCTTCAGATTCTGGAATCGGAACTGAAGAAACTTCATTCCGAAGGGAAGAAGGTAAAGTTAATGTATGTGATTCCTACAGCTCAAAATCCGGCCGGAACTACAATGTATTTAGATGATAGAAAGTATCTAATGGAGCTCGCATCTAGCTATGATTTCCTTGTTGTGGAGGACGATGCCTACGGTTTCTTAGTATTTGATGGAGATAATCCTCCACCCTTAAAGGCCCTTGATAAGGAAGGAAGGGTAATATATTTAGGTACGTTCAGTAAAATATTATCTCCAGGTCTAAGATTAGGTTGGATAGTAGCGGATGAGGAAATAATCAGAGAAGTTGAACTGTTCAAGCAAAACGTAGATCTACATACTCCTTCTTTCAATCAGTTCATAGCAGCTGAGGCAATTAGAAGAGGGGTAATTCAGTCGAATCTACCTAAAACGAAGTCGCTTTACAAGGAGAAAAGGGATTACATGATAAACGCCATGGATAAATTCTTCCCATCTTCTGTAAAGAGAACTAAGCCTGTAGGGGGCATGTTCATATTCACTTGGTTACCGGAGAAATTTAACACCGTGCAGCTTCTTCAAGAAGCCATGAATAGAGGTGTAGCATATGTACCAGGGAGCAGTTTCTTCTATGATTACAGTGGCACGAATACCATGAGAATAAACTTTAGCTTCCCAAATAAGGCTGAAATCGAAAGGGGCATTGAGATTCTAGGGAATTTAATTAGATCCAAACTTTAATCATTTTAGTGTTTTTTTAACGTCTGCTATTATACCAGGTTTTGGAGTAGGAATAGACGCAATTACATTGTCTGATCTTCCGATGAAGTTTTTAATAATGTTTTCGATTTCTTTACTATCTAGGAGATCTATCCAGTCTTTTCTTGCTTTGGGATAAAGGGGTATGCCTGAGTTCGGGATGTATGGAGGCCAGGAGTTTAGAAATTTGGGCACGAAGACTTTTCCATCTTCCGTTAAGATCTTTTCTGCTACATGTCTCGCCCAACCGCTTAGGGTAGAGACTACAACATAATCCCATCGCTTCGAGAATTGGTTCTTTAAACTAATGGAGTCATCTGCAAACTCAACATTACCGTCAGTGATCGCCTTGAATATAATTGCTGTGAGCCCTGAGCCTATGACCAATGTAGGACTACCCTTCGTCAACTCCTTTATTTGTAAGGCCAAGGATATGAAAGGTAATAGAAGCGATCTGTCATCTATATCGTCTGGTAAAACTACTACGGAGTCGAGTGGAACAACAGATCTCTCTGCAAGTACACCGTTAACCTCTGTACCAATGCCTCCCCTAGAAGGAGAGTATGGCATTATTAGTACTTTCTTGCCAATAATTGATTGGTCTATCCCTATACCTACGTCAGTGACTTTGCCAAGACCAATACTACCCAGAATAAGATTTGGTCTTACCCACAACAGGCCTAGAAATATGGCGTTTTCAAGACCATCTACTAAGACCTTCTCTGGAGCAATTTCCACATATCCTTGTCCCACTGGTATCTCCGTTGTTTCAGTCAGGATAATACCCTGGTTGAAAACTATCGATTTCATTTAGGACTGAAGTTATGGTGAAGTTAATAGAAATAAAAGCTATGACTTTGTCGATGAGGGCAATCCATAACTTGAGTAAGGATTCTAGAGAGAGGATAGTAGCCATTCTACTACAAAAGAGGAGTAAATCCGAATTGGCGAAAGAGTTAGGTATATCTCCTGCCTCAATTGTAAAATTTTATAAAGGAAAGACTCACGCCAGTGATATTACCATACAAAGGGCCCTCGCTATAGCAGATAATGAGGAGAAACAAGATATACTTCGCCTTATAATCGAGGATCTTGCCGGAAGCATACTTGATATCTTATCAGAGTATCAAGACGTGGACTCAGAAAAGTTAAATTTACTTAAGAAGGTATTGGAAGAGAGGGATAAAAGAAAGATATTAACTTCTCTTGACCTCATATAGAGGACATGCTATGCAAAAGTTAGGGAATCTTTCTACGATTACATGCCTCGTATTATCGTTGCCAATTTCAACCATGTCCTGAGATAACCCTATACGTTCAGGTTCACTAACGTTCCACGCATTACATCTTCCGTTTAGGGAATGTCTACATGTTTTAGATTTCCATACGCCCTGGACCTCAGCTATTTTAAGCCATGACAGGGTTTCCCATATCTTCTGAAGTTCCTCTTTTACTTTCTGTACATTATTACTTTCCTGCTCTTGGTGAAATCTCAACTGCTCCTCTAATTTCTTTATGTCGCCTTCAATATCTGTTGGGGAAATTAACATAATACTCGGCTTAAGATTGTCTTCTATACTCATGAATTCTTGATTGTCATAATATCCTTTTTAAGGCAGAATGCATATAAGATGATCGTGGCATAGAATGGTCAAGGGACTCTATAGAGAGAGAATAAAGGTACTTACTGACCTCTGGGGAAACATTTTAGACAATTGGGAATCCATGGATAGGAACAGCTTATTGTCACTAGTCCAGGAAACCTATGAGAAAAATGGCATAAGGCCCTTTAGGGGATTCAAATCCACAAACCTCTATGAGAAGGAATTAATTAGTTTGTTTGTAGTTGGAAAAGACGGTCTAGGTCTTTATGATGATTATAGACCTGTCTTTGATAAGTTGTTTAGTCTTGAAGAGAAATTTTACGAGGTTTCTAAGGCTATAATAGAGAAAGGTCCTGACGATGCTTACATCTTGTCAGGTAATGATAAAGATGTCCTTGCCAGGTCATTGAGACTAATTTTTACTGAGGTGATATTTTCCTTTTCAGACGAACAGAAATTAATTCAGGCCCTCAGAATCTTGGATTCTTCGTCTAATGATGCCATAAAACACACAGCCAAGAGCTTCTCAAGATTCTATACTGCGTTCAGACTAGCTGAGAGCTTGGCGGAGGGGTTGATTAGGGATAAAATGAATTACATTGCAATGAAAAAAGCCTTCTCCATTAGTCTAGGCATAGAATATCCACTTCCCAAGTCAAGTTATGTTGCATTAATATCAAAAGAAGTTTTCAACGTAAATCCAAAGTTGATACGGAAAGTTCTGGAAGTTTCTCTACAACCATAGATCTTTTTAAACAATGAGTAAATGATAATTTGGTATGCAGAATTTATCATCTACCCAAAGGGAGATTCTTCTAGCTCTTATAGAGCTCTACAATAGACAGAAAAAAATGATAAAAAGTAAGGAAGTTGCGGACATGATAAGTAAGGACGAAGGAACGGTCAGGAACATAATCTTGAGCCTAAAAGTGCTTGGGTTGGTTGATTCTAAGCCCGGACCAAATGGAGGATACCTACCAACTCTAAAGGCATATGAGTTTGTTAAAAATCCTTCAATAATTCCCATTCTTGATAAACTTAGTCTATATAGGGGTAATGTAGAAACTGATGTTAAGGTAGAGAATATCGAACTCCTGGACATAACTAATCCTTCCGGGAATAGGGTTATTCTAAAAATATCTGGAGATCCGAAGAAAATAAGGCCAGGTGACTCGGTGAGACTTGGACCCACACCCTATAGTAGGTTGGTTATTGAGGGAGTGGTGCTAAATGCAGAGGAAGATCGTAGAGAGATCATTATTGACGTTAAGAGAATGATTAGTATACCAAAGGAGAAAGTGAAAAACATAATTAGTAAAAGGCTTGTATCTTTGAAACCTAATATGACATTGAAAGACGCATCGAGGATACTTTATAAGGAGGGGATTAGAGGAGCTCCTGTTCTTGACGATGCTGGCAATGTCCTAGGGATAATAACTACTGCTGATCTGATGAGAGCTTTTTATGAAGGAAATCTAGAAGGCTCAGTATCGGACTACATGAAAAGGGACGTGATCACCATAAAAGAGGAAGATGACATTATGGAGGCGGTGAAAAAAATGGTCACGTATAATGTTGGGAGATTACTTGTGATGGACGCAATAAATAGAG containing:
- a CDS encoding nicotinamide mononucleotide deamidase-related protein — protein: MHQEYTAEILTIGNEILMGRTINTNATYIASRLTLLGFHVRRVTTIGDDVNEIANAVKEIVDRGPLILVTSGGLGPTYDDMTSEGIAKGLGLRLVMNEDALKELKEKYQSRGLPLTEERLKMALMPEGSKPIKNNVGIAPGIAISVKETEIVVTPGVPKEMESVLNFYLDNMLRNKPRVHFHEESFLVRGIMESEIAPFIRKVVKETGIYIKTHPKGHETNEPYLEIQFAWSGESKEEVEKKVREAVEKVKEEVIKRKGVLEQKP
- a CDS encoding PLP-dependent aminotransferase family protein, with product MGKWEGFFSKETSSLKSSEIRDLLKLTEGKSVISFAGGLPDPSTFPVEDIKKIADEILETKSASALQYTATAGISELRKQLVSFTGLRGVTGINENNVFVSVGSQEALFMLFNVLVDPGDNIVVEKPTYLTALNVLRTRKPQFHGVPVTERGPDLQILESELKKLHSEGKKVKLMYVIPTAQNPAGTTMYLDDRKYLMELASSYDFLVVEDDAYGFLVFDGDNPPPLKALDKEGRVIYLGTFSKILSPGLRLGWIVADEEIIREVELFKQNVDLHTPSFNQFIAAEAIRRGVIQSNLPKTKSLYKEKRDYMINAMDKFFPSSVKRTKPVGGMFIFTWLPEKFNTVQLLQEAMNRGVAYVPGSSFFYDYSGTNTMRINFSFPNKAEIERGIEILGNLIRSKL
- a CDS encoding DUF2192 domain-containing protein — its product is MVKGLYRERIKVLTDLWGNILDNWESMDRNSLLSLVQETYEKNGIRPFRGFKSTNLYEKELISLFVVGKDGLGLYDDYRPVFDKLFSLEEKFYEVSKAIIEKGPDDAYILSGNDKDVLARSLRLIFTEVIFSFSDEQKLIQALRILDSSSNDAIKHTAKSFSRFYTAFRLAESLAEGLIRDKMNYIAMKKAFSISLGIEYPLPKSSYVALISKEVFNVNPKLIRKVLEVSLQP
- a CDS encoding CBS domain-containing protein, which produces MQNLSSTQREILLALIELYNRQKKMIKSKEVADMISKDEGTVRNIILSLKVLGLVDSKPGPNGGYLPTLKAYEFVKNPSIIPILDKLSLYRGNVETDVKVENIELLDITNPSGNRVILKISGDPKKIRPGDSVRLGPTPYSRLVIEGVVLNAEEDRREIIIDVKRMISIPKEKVKNIISKRLVSLKPNMTLKDASRILYKEGIRGAPVLDDAGNVLGIITTADLMRAFYEGNLEGSVSDYMKRDVITIKEEDDIMEAVKKMVTYNVGRLLVMDAINRVSGMVTRTDILKSIAGLEGLWSI